The Gilliamella apicola genome window below encodes:
- a CDS encoding DMT family transporter, translating to MNSYLLLFLAIICEVIATSSLKLSNGFTHLFFSIITIIGYSASFYVLSLALKTIPVGIAYAIWSGIGIVLISLIAWIFMKQTLDLAALIGMGFIMFGVVIINLFSKVAGH from the coding sequence ATGAATTCATATTTACTTCTTTTTCTAGCTATTATTTGTGAGGTGATTGCAACTTCTTCATTGAAGCTATCTAATGGCTTTACTCATTTGTTTTTTTCAATCATTACTATCATTGGATACAGCGCTTCTTTTTATGTACTTTCATTAGCATTAAAAACTATTCCTGTTGGAATAGCCTATGCGATCTGGTCTGGCATCGGAATTGTGCTTATTAGTTTAATTGCTTGGATTTTTATGAAACAGACTTTAGATCTTGCTGCTTTAATAGGGATGGGATTTATTATGTTTGGCGTTGTCATCATTAATCTTTTTTCGAAAGTAGCAGGGCATTAA
- a CDS encoding head-tail connector protein codes for MANITLQEVKLHCRIDDSDTLEDSLLQIYIDAALEVCQKHIGKSFDIQEFTPAIKAGCLMYIAHLYENREMVSTNTVSEVPLAISSLWSIYRDPAIY; via the coding sequence ATGGCTAATATTACCTTACAAGAAGTTAAGTTACATTGCCGTATTGATGACAGTGACACCTTAGAAGATAGCTTACTTCAAATCTATATAGATGCTGCTCTTGAAGTTTGTCAAAAGCATATAGGAAAATCATTTGATATACAGGAATTCACGCCAGCAATCAAAGCAGGTTGTCTTATGTATATAGCTCATCTATATGAGAACCGAGAAATGGTTAGTACTAACACCGTAAGCGAAGTGCCGTTAGCTATTTCTTCATTGTGGAGTATCTACCGTGACCCAGCTATCTATTAG
- a CDS encoding phage terminase small subunit P27 family: protein MKAPKYLDKLAKEQWKLRADQLASRDDIQPADWTNLELFCVNYSMYRKAMEDIAKRGFSIVNSQGTESRNPALSAKSEAEKIMIKMASLLGFDPVSRRKNPVEANEEDELDRLA from the coding sequence ATGAAAGCACCTAAATATTTGGATAAATTGGCAAAGGAGCAATGGAAACTTAGAGCAGACCAGTTAGCTAGTCGTGATGATATTCAGCCTGCCGATTGGACTAATTTAGAATTGTTTTGTGTTAATTATTCTATGTACCGTAAAGCAATGGAAGATATTGCAAAGCGTGGATTTTCAATTGTTAACTCACAAGGTACTGAAAGTCGCAATCCTGCACTTAGTGCAAAGTCAGAAGCTGAAAAAATCATGATTAAAATGGCTTCATTGCTTGGCTTTGATCCTGTAAGTCGTCGTAAGAATCCAGTTGAAGCGAATGAGGAAGATGAGCTTGACCGATTGGCATAA
- a CDS encoding terminase large subunit, with the protein MTDWHNYALSVKNGDIPACKRLKQAVNRYFIDLDNPNYYFDSEIVTKFVSFSKVCPHVKGHLRAKPIVLEPWQQFLFANLLGFKHIKTGLRKYRSAYVQVPRKNAKSTTAAILANWFLVMEKGQQDIYTAAVSRDQARIVFDDARQMAILSKPIKKRVTIQQHKIINPKSNSILRPLASKASTIEGTNPSLSIVDEYHLHPDNGVYSALELGMGARPEGILFAITTAGSNTISACKQHYDYCCQILAGDEVNESQFVLIYELDDENEIDNPDLWIKANPNLDISVDRVALEDTIKKARGIPSQWVEMLTKRFNIWCNGATPWVNTGSWVACKADYAEDDLKGLDCYAGLDLSSTSDITSVCYSFPFETEVRLLTRHYIPEYQLTNVANKNREMYRKWVNQGWIRVTKGDCIDYDQIRDDILKDSEQFNIKLIGFDVWNATQLRTQLQNIGLDVEPFPQTYARYSPTSKTAEVFISRKRIKHNGDPVLAWAIGNVVMETDANANIKPNKKKAANKIDPAVAFLMSFGTYLLEYGEIDINLSDEQKQVLDNFKGIVL; encoded by the coding sequence TTGACCGATTGGCATAATTACGCATTATCGGTTAAAAATGGTGATATTCCTGCTTGTAAACGCTTAAAACAGGCAGTAAACCGCTATTTTATTGATTTGGATAATCCTAATTATTATTTTGATAGTGAAATTGTCACTAAATTTGTTTCATTCTCAAAAGTCTGTCCACACGTTAAAGGTCATTTAAGAGCTAAACCTATTGTGCTTGAGCCGTGGCAGCAATTCTTATTTGCTAATCTGCTGGGATTTAAGCACATTAAAACAGGATTACGCAAATACCGTAGTGCTTATGTGCAAGTACCGAGAAAGAACGCAAAATCGACTACAGCAGCAATTCTTGCTAACTGGTTTTTAGTCATGGAAAAAGGTCAACAAGATATCTATACTGCAGCTGTTAGCCGTGATCAAGCTCGAATTGTGTTTGATGATGCTAGACAAATGGCGATACTTAGCAAGCCAATAAAGAAAAGAGTCACCATTCAACAACATAAAATCATTAATCCTAAAAGTAATAGTATATTAAGACCACTTGCCTCAAAAGCTTCAACGATAGAGGGAACTAATCCTAGTTTATCAATTGTAGATGAATACCACTTACACCCTGATAATGGCGTTTATTCAGCTCTTGAATTAGGAATGGGAGCAAGACCAGAGGGCATTTTATTTGCTATCACCACCGCTGGCAGTAATACCATATCAGCCTGTAAACAGCATTACGATTATTGTTGCCAGATTTTAGCAGGTGACGAAGTTAACGAATCGCAATTTGTGCTTATTTACGAATTGGACGATGAAAATGAAATTGATAACCCTGATTTATGGATAAAAGCGAATCCTAACCTTGATATATCGGTTGATAGGGTCGCCTTAGAGGACACGATTAAGAAAGCCAGAGGTATACCCTCCCAGTGGGTCGAAATGCTCACTAAACGCTTCAATATTTGGTGTAATGGAGCTACGCCTTGGGTAAATACTGGTAGCTGGGTTGCGTGTAAGGCTGATTATGCAGAAGATGATTTAAAAGGGTTAGATTGCTATGCTGGATTAGATTTATCATCTACTAGTGATATTACTAGCGTCTGTTATTCGTTTCCTTTTGAAACCGAGGTAAGATTATTAACACGGCATTACATTCCTGAATATCAGCTTACTAACGTGGCTAACAAAAATAGGGAAATGTACCGTAAGTGGGTTAATCAGGGCTGGATACGAGTAACTAAAGGCGACTGTATCGATTATGACCAAATTCGTGATGATATTTTAAAAGACAGTGAGCAATTTAATATCAAATTAATTGGCTTTGATGTGTGGAACGCCACACAATTGAGAACGCAGTTACAAAATATCGGCTTAGACGTTGAGCCGTTCCCACAAACATACGCACGTTATAGCCCAACATCGAAAACTGCTGAGGTATTTATTAGTCGTAAACGGATTAAACATAATGGCGATCCTGTTTTGGCTTGGGCTATAGGTAATGTAGTAATGGAAACAGATGCAAATGCCAACATCAAGCCCAATAAAAAGAAAGCAGCCAACAAGATAGACCCTGCAGTTGCTTTCCTCATGTCATTCGGTACCTACTTACTTGAATATGGCGAGATAGATATCAACCTATCAGATGAACAAAAACAAGTATTAGACAATTTTAAAGGGATTGTTTTGTAG
- a CDS encoding HK97 family phage prohead protease has protein sequence MDKKKYEIRSTEVVRDDTKLVGYVVKWNSRSQLIWGEFYEQFAPKAFSQSLSNNPDIRALFEHDHKALLGRTISNTLILAEDDIGLRFELTPPDTQLGRDLLVSVDRGDIRGMSFGFIATAESWDFNQEPCLRTVNTAELFEITVTSMPAYQESDIQIAKRPMLEAKAKFQPDLSKAWLDLMEL, from the coding sequence ATGGATAAGAAAAAATATGAAATCAGAAGTACCGAAGTCGTTAGGGACGATACTAAGCTGGTCGGTTATGTGGTGAAGTGGAATAGCCGTTCACAATTGATATGGGGTGAATTTTATGAGCAGTTCGCACCAAAAGCATTTAGCCAATCATTGAGTAATAATCCTGATATTCGCGCTTTATTTGAACATGACCACAAAGCCCTATTAGGTCGGACTATCTCTAATACCTTAATTCTGGCTGAGGATGATATTGGTTTGCGATTTGAATTAACACCGCCAGACACTCAATTAGGGCGTGATTTGCTCGTTAGCGTGGATCGTGGTGATATTCGTGGTATGTCATTTGGTTTTATAGCCACAGCTGAATCATGGGATTTTAATCAAGAGCCATGTTTAAGAACGGTAAATACTGCTGAACTATTTGAAATAACTGTCACGAGTATGCCGGCATACCAAGAAAGTGATATACAAATAGCCAAACGTCCTATGCTTGAAGCTAAAGCCAAATTTCAGCCTGATTTAAGTAAAGCATGGCTTGACCTTATGGAGTTATAA
- a CDS encoding phage portal protein yields the protein MGLFSRKKKEQRSMTVDELISYLGLSNTNSGEYVSPSSAEALPAVMNAVTVISEAVASMPCYLYKLNKKGERERISSHPVEYLLNEMPNTKQTPYQFKRTMMRHCLLGGNAYAVIHWGNDGRPSGLESFPPYAVTPKRLGNGRYAYSIIDEDGNITNYLQDEVLHLRYASDDGFLGRSPVTICREAIGLGLAQQRHGSSIMKNGLMASGYVSMAEWMDDAKGKKALNALERYKGAKNAGKTPILEGGMKYEQLGMSNQDAEWLQSRRFTIEDIARIFNISPMFLQEYSHSSYSNFSEATRSFLTLTLRPWLTNFEQQLKDALMIDINNDKSRYLIEFDTSDLMRTSPIDRFNSYNIAIKSGVMNPNEARLREGLLPYEGGEEFSQAWKQTVEVKKDNAE from the coding sequence ATGGGATTATTTAGCCGTAAGAAGAAAGAGCAACGAAGCATGACGGTGGACGAGTTAATCTCTTACCTTGGCTTGTCTAATACAAATTCGGGCGAATATGTATCGCCTAGCTCAGCCGAGGCATTACCTGCCGTGATGAATGCGGTCACGGTAATCAGTGAAGCTGTTGCCTCAATGCCGTGTTATCTCTACAAGCTCAACAAAAAAGGCGAACGTGAACGCATATCAAGCCATCCTGTTGAATATTTGCTAAATGAGATGCCAAACACCAAACAGACACCTTACCAGTTTAAACGCACGATGATGCGCCACTGTTTATTAGGTGGTAATGCTTATGCGGTCATTCACTGGGGTAATGACGGGCGACCTAGTGGGCTTGAAAGCTTCCCACCTTATGCTGTTACTCCAAAACGATTGGGTAATGGGCGTTATGCTTACTCCATTATTGATGAGGATGGTAATATCACAAATTACTTACAAGATGAGGTATTACATTTACGTTATGCGAGTGATGACGGTTTTCTCGGACGTTCTCCTGTTACTATTTGTCGGGAAGCGATAGGATTAGGACTTGCCCAGCAACGCCATGGCTCATCTATCATGAAAAACGGACTAATGGCAAGTGGTTATGTCTCTATGGCTGAATGGATGGATGATGCAAAAGGGAAAAAAGCCTTAAATGCATTAGAACGTTACAAAGGTGCAAAAAATGCAGGTAAAACACCAATACTTGAAGGAGGAATGAAATACGAGCAGTTAGGCATGAGCAATCAAGATGCCGAGTGGCTGCAAAGTAGACGGTTTACTATTGAGGACATAGCTCGAATATTTAACATTAGCCCGATGTTTCTACAAGAATATTCCCATAGTTCATATAGTAACTTTTCAGAAGCTACACGTTCATTTTTAACTTTAACGCTTAGACCATGGCTTACCAATTTTGAACAGCAATTAAAAGACGCATTAATGATTGATATTAACAATGATAAAAGCCGTTATCTAATTGAGTTTGATACATCGGACTTGATGCGTACCAGCCCAATAGATCGCTTTAACAGCTATAACATAGCGATTAAATCAGGAGTAATGAATCCTAATGAAGCAAGATTAAGAGAGGGTTTACTACCTTATGAGGGCGGAGAAGAATTTAGCCAAGCGTGGAAGCAAACAGTAGAAGTTAAAAAGGATAATGCTGAATGA
- a CDS encoding HNH endonuclease signature motif containing protein — protein MPIQPLKRCSYPNCRNRVKSGRCNEHRRDKQQDKARGTAAQRGYNHRWQIYRAEYLRHNPLCKMCNDKGLLTPATVIDHIKPIEDGQSDPLFWQASNHQPLCRDCHSYKTRVIDKRGFGSSS, from the coding sequence ATGCCAATACAACCATTAAAGAGATGTTCATATCCTAATTGTCGTAACCGTGTTAAATCAGGGCGATGTAATGAGCATAGAAGAGATAAACAGCAAGATAAAGCACGAGGAACAGCAGCACAACGAGGCTATAATCATCGATGGCAAATATATCGAGCTGAGTACCTTAGGCATAACCCACTATGCAAGATGTGTAATGATAAAGGATTACTCACTCCTGCTACTGTGATAGACCATATCAAACCGATTGAGGATGGACAAAGTGATCCTCTCTTTTGGCAAGCAAGTAATCATCAACCATTATGCCGTGATTGTCATAGCTATAAGACAAGAGTAATCGATAAACGAGGATTTGGGTCATCTTCATAA
- a CDS encoding phage head closure protein, with amino-acid sequence MIIGRLRQRIILQKFESYRDPFGQIIKGWKDIANVWAEVKAVTGKELMLSQQEMSGTTIRVYIRYRKDIDTTWRIKYLIAGSQYLNIKAVLPDAKRTYLELLCEAGLNDG; translated from the coding sequence ATGATTATAGGGCGATTAAGACAGCGCATTATCTTACAGAAATTTGAGAGCTACCGAGATCCATTTGGTCAAATTATTAAAGGATGGAAAGATATTGCAAACGTATGGGCTGAGGTTAAAGCAGTAACTGGTAAAGAGCTTATGTTATCACAGCAAGAGATGAGCGGTACCACTATAAGGGTTTATATTCGCTACCGTAAGGATATTGATACCACTTGGCGGATTAAGTACCTGATAGCTGGCTCACAATATTTAAATATTAAAGCTGTATTACCTGACGCCAAAAGAACTTATTTAGAATTGTTATGTGAGGCTGGTTTAAACGATGGCTAA